The Lactobacillus sp. ESL0680 genome has a segment encoding these proteins:
- a CDS encoding glycerophosphodiester phosphodiesterase family protein, whose translation MTTIKNKTIVFGHRGYPAKFAENSLAGFRNAVENSAEGVEFDVQLTKDGVPVVMHDERIDRTTDGKGYLKDFTLQQLRQVHLANGEPVPELRELFDLLSGKDILINLEFKTGIIHYPGIEKTVLSLAKQYQFVHPLIYSSFDYVTLKNCQEIDPNQTYCYLLDQDVTNAAKLIKENHFAGIHPKELIPSQEEIIQRIWTVDDPEVAQEYFRRHVAGIFTNNYPLMTKLRDQVQGLE comes from the coding sequence ATGACTACTATTAAAAATAAGACAATTGTGTTTGGTCATCGTGGTTATCCCGCAAAATTTGCAGAAAATTCGCTTGCGGGTTTTCGTAATGCGGTTGAAAATAGTGCTGAAGGGGTTGAATTTGACGTTCAATTAACTAAAGACGGTGTTCCGGTTGTGATGCATGATGAACGGATTGATCGCACAACTGACGGCAAAGGCTATCTGAAAGATTTTACGTTACAGCAATTACGGCAGGTGCATTTGGCTAATGGTGAACCGGTGCCAGAACTGCGTGAATTGTTTGACTTACTGAGTGGCAAAGATATTCTGATTAATTTGGAATTTAAAACCGGAATTATTCATTATCCAGGAATTGAAAAGACGGTTCTCTCTTTGGCCAAGCAGTATCAGTTTGTTCATCCGCTTATTTATTCATCCTTTGATTATGTTACTTTGAAGAATTGCCAAGAAATTGACCCGAATCAGACTTATTGTTATTTGCTGGATCAGGACGTTACCAATGCAGCTAAGTTAATTAAGGAAAATCATTTTGCTGGAATTCATCCAAAGGAATTGATCCCTTCACAGGAGGAGATAATTCAGCGGATTTGGACGGTTGATGATCCAGAAGTTGCCCAAGAATACTTTCGGCGTCATGTTGCGGGAATTTTTACTAATAATTACCCATTGATGACTAAGTTACGCGATCAGGTACAGGGATTAGAATAA
- a CDS encoding aminotransferase class I/II-fold pyridoxal phosphate-dependent enzyme → MVKLINYMKKGLADAPSNPILKFSDYASKIPDVVKFTLGEPDFNTPDHIKEAAKKSIDDNHSHYAPSNGTMGLRTAASQFLAQKYGQKYDPATEVLVTNGVTESIFDAEMACLNPGDVIIVPTPVFSLYMTDETVIGTGVKIVEIDTSADDFKLTPAKLQKALDEYGDKVRMLIMNYPSNPTGAMYSQEELDALADVVRDKPIFVICDEIYSELNYDQPHASMEKSLHDQVILMNGVSKSWAMTGYRIGIVCAPKDILEQIAKVHQAVNTTEPTPMQDAAEEAFKNGMDDALPMKAEFLKRRDVLYNGLTKIGFECVKPDGAFYIFAKIPDGLEQDDEKFIYELVDKARVAVTAGSCFAKGGKGWIRFSYAVSMETINEGLKRLEKFVKENKK, encoded by the coding sequence ATGGTTAAATTAATTAATTACATGAAAAAAGGCTTAGCTGATGCTCCTTCAAATCCAATTTTGAAGTTTTCTGATTATGCCAGCAAGATTCCGGATGTTGTGAAGTTCACGTTGGGTGAACCTGACTTTAACACGCCGGATCATATTAAAGAAGCTGCTAAGAAGAGCATTGATGATAACCATTCTCACTATGCACCGTCTAACGGTACAATGGGACTCAGAACGGCAGCAAGTCAGTTTTTGGCTCAAAAATACGGGCAAAAGTATGACCCAGCTACTGAAGTATTAGTAACTAATGGGGTAACAGAGTCAATTTTTGATGCAGAAATGGCTTGTTTGAATCCCGGAGATGTAATAATTGTTCCAACGCCAGTTTTTTCACTGTATATGACTGATGAAACTGTCATCGGGACAGGTGTTAAAATCGTTGAAATTGATACTTCTGCTGATGACTTTAAGTTGACGCCAGCCAAATTGCAAAAAGCCCTTGATGAATATGGTGACAAAGTTCGGATGCTCATCATGAATTATCCGAGCAACCCGACAGGTGCAATGTACAGCCAGGAAGAGCTTGATGCCTTGGCTGATGTTGTTCGTGACAAGCCAATTTTTGTTATTTGTGATGAAATTTATAGTGAACTGAATTATGACCAACCTCACGCTTCAATGGAAAAGAGCCTGCATGACCAAGTAATCTTGATGAATGGGGTCTCCAAGTCTTGGGCAATGACTGGTTATCGGATTGGGATTGTTTGTGCGCCGAAAGATATTTTGGAACAAATTGCTAAGGTTCACCAAGCAGTGAACACAACTGAACCGACACCAATGCAGGATGCTGCCGAAGAAGCCTTTAAGAATGGAATGGATGATGCATTGCCAATGAAGGCAGAGTTCTTGAAGCGGCGCGATGTGCTGTATAATGGCTTAACCAAGATTGGCTTTGAATGTGTTAAACCTGATGGTGCATTCTACATTTTTGCTAAAATTCCAGATGGCCTTGAACAAGATGATGAAAAGTTCATCTATGAATTGGTTGATAAGGCTCGTGTCGCCGTAACTGCTGGTTCATGTTTTGCTAAAGGCGGCAAGGGCTGGATTAGATTTTCTTATGCGGTTTCAATGGAAACAATTAATGAAGGTCTGAAGCGGCTGGAGAAGTTTGTCAAAGAAAATAAGAAATAA
- a CDS encoding SLAP domain-containing protein produces MKHNHTQLTGYDNSSSKNIIKFGLIGLALTSGLMGLNKETAHATTTEAAAPAKTETKTPETTTPKAEVTSAAKTTDTDAKPVVRQKLTESFDPEEKTLVHNAFLYDQDGKRANDITMNAGSTVETYGTTLINNRKFYNLKNQLYIAAGNIERQTRELGRNSYIYDQNGDQGLPIVLVKDQYIPTFGDPVTINGTEYYLIDQNQYVKKDNFVEGKPTPQRPGDVNGLVINGVLKHKAYIYDQDGQRTNKLVLKIGTKCYAAISETINGKKYYEFDHGHKRVLAANIDGTKRTLVRNSYLYNKYGKRVGHQVLPANTSIRTYGSSVLIKGQRYFIVDNNHYIKRANF; encoded by the coding sequence ATGAAACATAACCACACACAATTAACTGGCTATGATAATTCTTCAAGTAAAAATATTATCAAATTTGGCTTAATCGGCTTGGCACTTACCTCTGGCCTAATGGGTCTTAATAAAGAGACGGCTCACGCCACGACCACTGAAGCAGCTGCACCAGCAAAAACAGAAACTAAGACGCCAGAAACAACTACACCTAAGGCTGAAGTAACCAGTGCAGCTAAGACGACTGACACTGACGCAAAACCTGTTGTTCGTCAAAAATTAACGGAATCATTTGATCCCGAAGAAAAGACGTTAGTTCACAATGCCTTCTTATACGATCAAGACGGCAAACGGGCCAACGATATTACAATGAATGCTGGTTCAACGGTTGAAACTTATGGTACAACCCTAATCAATAACCGGAAGTTTTACAATTTGAAGAATCAATTGTACATTGCTGCGGGAAACATTGAACGACAAACTCGCGAACTTGGCCGTAATTCTTATATTTACGACCAAAATGGCGACCAAGGTCTGCCGATTGTTTTGGTTAAAGACCAGTACATCCCTACTTTTGGTGACCCTGTTACTATTAATGGCACTGAATACTACTTAATTGACCAGAATCAATACGTTAAGAAGGATAACTTTGTCGAAGGTAAACCAACGCCGCAGCGTCCCGGTGATGTTAACGGCTTAGTTATTAACGGTGTTCTCAAGCACAAAGCCTACATTTACGACCAAGATGGTCAACGGACCAACAAATTAGTTTTAAAGATTGGTACTAAGTGCTATGCCGCTATTAGTGAGACCATTAACGGCAAAAAGTACTACGAATTTGACCACGGTCATAAGCGTGTTTTGGCAGCTAACATTGATGGTACAAAACGGACGCTAGTGCGCAATTCCTACCTATATAATAAATACGGCAAACGTGTCGGTCATCAAGTACTACCTGCTAATACTAGTATCCGCACTTACGGCAGTTCTGTCTTAATCAAGGGTCAACGCTACTTTATCGTTGATAACAACCACTACATTAAGCGCGCCAACTTTTAA
- a CDS encoding GntR family transcriptional regulator produces MEEPMYIKIHNQIKRDIENHVYRVGSRIPAERQLALKFGVSRMTLRQAIKTLEDEGILERRLGSGTYVASQKVQEKMSGIMSFTEITHANGQTPSSKLISYHVGKPSLSEKERLKLDDSEEILRMERIRYADDVPICYEVVTIPHRLIQKMSKSDISSHLYQTLAKSGYEVGRVTEHISAAVANENAARLLDARKGEALITRLQVTELTTGEPFEYTRASYIADRFEFTFSK; encoded by the coding sequence ATGGAAGAACCAATGTACATCAAAATTCATAATCAAATTAAGCGTGATATTGAAAACCATGTTTATCGGGTTGGCAGTCGGATCCCTGCAGAACGACAGTTAGCATTGAAGTTCGGCGTATCCCGCATGACACTGCGGCAGGCAATCAAAACGTTAGAGGACGAGGGCATTTTGGAGCGGCGCCTTGGCAGTGGTACTTATGTAGCCAGTCAGAAGGTGCAGGAAAAAATGTCGGGGATTATGTCATTTACCGAGATTACACATGCCAATGGTCAGACACCATCAAGCAAGCTGATTTCTTATCATGTTGGCAAACCGTCTTTATCAGAAAAAGAGCGGTTGAAGTTGGACGATAGTGAAGAAATTTTGCGGATGGAACGGATTCGTTATGCCGATGATGTGCCAATTTGTTATGAAGTGGTTACCATTCCCCATCGTTTGATTCAAAAGATGTCTAAATCTGATATTTCTTCTCACTTATACCAAACTTTGGCAAAAAGTGGCTATGAAGTTGGTCGGGTAACTGAGCATATTTCTGCAGCTGTTGCTAACGAAAATGCGGCAAGATTGCTTGATGCGCGTAAGGGTGAGGCCTTAATTACTAGGCTGCAGGTAACCGAATTGACTACGGGCGAGCCGTTTGAGTATACCCGGGCTAGTTATATTGCCGATCGTTTCGAATTTACTTTTTCAAAATAA
- the tagD gene encoding glycerol-3-phosphate cytidylyltransferase — protein sequence MKKIITYGTFDLLHYGHIRLLKRAKEMGDYLIVGLSTDEFNQLQKHKESYNNYAERKYILEAIRYVDEVIPEDGWDQKISDIQKYDIDTFVMGSDWQGKFDFLKPYCQVVYLPRTPGISTSKIKADLK from the coding sequence ATGAAAAAAATTATAACTTACGGCACATTCGATCTATTGCATTACGGCCACATCCGGCTGCTCAAACGGGCAAAAGAAATGGGCGACTACTTAATTGTTGGTCTTTCAACTGATGAATTTAATCAGCTCCAAAAGCACAAGGAATCTTACAACAATTATGCCGAGCGCAAATATATTTTGGAAGCAATTCGCTATGTAGACGAAGTCATCCCTGAAGACGGTTGGGACCAAAAAATCAGCGACATTCAAAAATATGACATTGATACCTTTGTCATGGGCAGCGACTGGCAAGGTAAATTTGATTTTCTAAAACCATATTGCCAAGTGGTTTACTTACCGCGGACTCCCGGGATTTCAACCAGTAAAATTAAGGCGGATTTAAAATAA
- a CDS encoding WecB/TagA/CpsF family glycosyltransferase, translated as MSKVNVLGVDFDNKSFTQFKNEFVGRINAHQSTFVVTANPEIVMAANENPEFMKILNFDADYITPDGIGIVKAAKMLHTPLKERVTGYDLFTWLMKLANERNLRVYLIGAKPHVIHAVQEKIARDYSGIQLVGAEDGYFNEDLEVMAYQIERTEPDLVFAALGSPRQEQLLAILRKNLLPALMMGVGGSFDVFSGAVKRAPQFWQQVHLEWFYRLVKNPSRFKRMMVLPKFVHEVHEEKRK; from the coding sequence TTGAGTAAAGTAAACGTTTTAGGGGTCGACTTTGATAATAAAAGTTTTACCCAATTTAAAAATGAATTTGTTGGTCGGATTAATGCCCATCAATCAACGTTTGTTGTTACTGCTAATCCCGAAATTGTGATGGCAGCGAACGAAAATCCTGAATTTATGAAAATTTTGAATTTTGATGCTGACTATATTACTCCTGATGGGATTGGGATTGTTAAGGCAGCTAAGATGTTACATACACCGCTTAAGGAACGGGTAACGGGTTATGATTTATTCACATGGCTGATGAAATTGGCTAATGAGCGCAATTTGCGGGTTTACCTAATTGGTGCTAAACCTCACGTGATTCATGCTGTCCAAGAAAAAATCGCCCGTGATTATTCTGGCATTCAGTTAGTTGGTGCCGAAGATGGCTATTTTAATGAGGATTTGGAAGTGATGGCTTACCAAATTGAACGCACGGAACCTGACTTAGTGTTTGCTGCCTTAGGCTCACCGCGCCAGGAGCAATTATTGGCAATATTACGGAAGAACCTGTTGCCAGCACTAATGATGGGCGTTGGCGGTAGCTTTGATGTCTTTTCAGGAGCTGTTAAGCGGGCACCGCAATTTTGGCAGCAAGTACATCTTGAATGGTTCTATCGTTTGGTCAAAAATCCGAGCCGCTTTAAGAGAATGATGGTTTTGCCTAAATTTGTCCACGAAGTTCACGAAGAAAAAAGGAAATAA
- a CDS encoding glycosyltransferase gives MKVLHVNAGLEAGGGLTHIVNLLKEAKKEGEDFSLLCLAEGPVARAAREAHLQVAVLGINSRYDLASLGKLAAFINNGNYDIVHTHGARANLFVSLLRRKLSAKWCVTVHSDPYLDFADRGILGKLFTAANVYALKKSDCVFAVTKNFANLLIQKAHVDQNKVHVIYNGIFFHQDSQIPAKYPEPTFNLINVARVEKVKGQALLLHALKNLDNANVHLYIAGDGSQMAALKDLVQKLDLGPQVTFQGFMTQKQLQNLYRRMDLAVLTSYSESFPLVLLEACDNLVPLLSTDVGDIKMMIPDKDSGFVAKVGDVTSITNALRKAVATPKNELEEMAVREKTYITEHFSVANQLETIIQEYQAIIKR, from the coding sequence ATGAAAGTTTTGCACGTCAATGCTGGCTTGGAAGCTGGCGGGGGACTGACACATATTGTTAACTTATTAAAGGAAGCCAAAAAGGAGGGCGAAGATTTTTCTTTGCTTTGCCTCGCTGAAGGTCCGGTTGCTCGCGCTGCCCGTGAAGCACATCTGCAAGTAGCAGTATTAGGAATTAATAGTCGTTACGATTTAGCTAGTTTAGGCAAATTAGCGGCTTTTATTAATAATGGTAATTACGATATTGTCCATACTCATGGTGCCCGAGCTAACTTATTTGTGTCCCTACTTCGGCGTAAGCTCAGTGCCAAGTGGTGCGTGACGGTCCATTCGGATCCCTACCTTGACTTTGCAGACCGTGGCATCTTAGGGAAGCTTTTTACTGCCGCTAATGTTTATGCGCTTAAAAAAAGCGACTGTGTCTTTGCCGTGACGAAGAACTTCGCTAATTTGCTTATCCAGAAGGCACATGTCGATCAGAATAAGGTGCATGTTATCTATAATGGCATTTTCTTTCATCAAGATAGTCAAATCCCAGCAAAATATCCCGAGCCAACTTTTAATCTAATTAATGTTGCTCGTGTTGAAAAAGTTAAGGGGCAAGCTCTGCTACTGCACGCTTTAAAAAATCTGGATAATGCCAATGTTCACCTGTATATTGCTGGGGATGGTTCGCAAATGGCGGCACTCAAAGATTTGGTGCAAAAGCTGGATTTGGGACCGCAGGTGACCTTTCAGGGCTTCATGACGCAAAAGCAGCTGCAGAATTTATACCGGCGTATGGATTTGGCGGTTTTGACTTCGTATTCAGAAAGCTTCCCGCTGGTTCTGCTCGAGGCCTGTGATAACCTAGTGCCACTGTTGTCCACAGATGTTGGGGATATTAAAATGATGATTCCAGATAAAGACAGCGGCTTTGTGGCTAAGGTGGGAGATGTTACTTCAATTACGAATGCGTTGCGTAAGGCAGTTGCTACACCAAAAAACGAATTAGAAGAAATGGCAGTCCGCGAAAAAACTTATATTACCGAACATTTTTCTGTTGCTAACCAGTTAGAAACTATTATTCAAGAATATCAAGCAATAATTAAGCGCTAA
- a CDS encoding nicotinate phosphoribosyltransferase has product MFYQELDQDDSLVLHTDLYELNMMYTYFKKGIADRNAVFEAFYRKEPFGNGYSVFAGLEHIIMYLKNLKFKESDLQYLKEEVGYDDDFIDYLRHFEFKLSVRSMREGEIVFANEPLVQVEGPLAQCQLVETAILNIINFQTLLATKAARVKLAVQGDGVMEFGSRRAQEADAAVWGTRAAYIGGFDSTSNVRAGKLFGIPVSGTHAHSLVEAFGSEYEGFKAYAETHKDCVFLVDTYDTVRSGVPNAIRVANEMGDKINFQGVRIDSGDMAYISKQVRKELDDAGYPNAKIYASNDLDETTITSLKMQGAKIDVWGIGTKYITAFDQPALGAVYKLVSMADEQGQMHDTLKISSNAIKVSNPGKKQVWRISANQKKKNAGDWIARSGVDPRKFDSLYMFHPQYTYINKVVTDYTAEPLLQEIFKDGKLVYDQPKLIDIKKFCAKNIDGLWDEYKRMLNPQEYPVDLSQDLYDSKMNLIKDIRQKITERNAAK; this is encoded by the coding sequence ATGTTTTATCAAGAATTAGATCAAGACGATTCTTTGGTTTTGCATACAGACTTGTATGAATTAAATATGATGTATACCTACTTCAAAAAGGGCATTGCTGACCGTAATGCTGTTTTTGAAGCTTTTTATCGCAAAGAACCATTTGGTAACGGCTACTCAGTGTTTGCTGGGCTAGAGCACATTATCATGTACTTGAAAAATTTAAAATTTAAAGAAAGCGATTTGCAATACTTAAAAGAAGAAGTCGGCTATGATGACGACTTTATTGATTATTTGCGTCACTTTGAATTTAAATTGAGCGTACGCTCAATGCGTGAAGGCGAGATTGTCTTTGCCAATGAGCCGTTAGTTCAGGTTGAAGGCCCCTTGGCGCAATGCCAATTAGTCGAAACTGCAATTTTAAATATTATTAACTTCCAAACGTTGCTGGCAACTAAGGCTGCCCGAGTTAAGTTGGCCGTTCAAGGTGACGGCGTGATGGAATTCGGTAGTCGGCGTGCTCAAGAAGCTGATGCAGCTGTTTGGGGGACACGTGCTGCTTATATAGGTGGCTTTGATTCCACTAGTAATGTTCGTGCCGGTAAGTTATTCGGCATTCCTGTTTCTGGAACTCATGCCCATTCGCTAGTTGAAGCCTTTGGCAGTGAGTATGAAGGCTTTAAGGCTTATGCCGAAACGCATAAAGATTGTGTCTTCTTAGTTGATACCTATGATACGGTGCGCAGTGGGGTTCCGAATGCCATTCGTGTTGCCAATGAAATGGGCGACAAGATTAACTTTCAGGGCGTGCGGATTGATTCTGGCGACATGGCTTATATTTCTAAGCAAGTGCGTAAGGAACTGGATGATGCTGGTTATCCAAACGCGAAGATTTATGCTTCTAATGATCTTGATGAAACAACTATCACCAGCCTCAAGATGCAGGGTGCTAAAATTGATGTTTGGGGCATAGGTACCAAGTACATTACAGCTTTTGACCAACCTGCTCTTGGTGCGGTCTATAAGCTGGTGTCAATGGCAGATGAGCAGGGTCAGATGCACGACACGCTCAAGATTTCTTCAAATGCGATTAAAGTTTCTAATCCGGGCAAAAAGCAAGTTTGGCGGATTTCAGCTAATCAGAAAAAGAAGAATGCGGGTGATTGGATTGCCCGCAGCGGAGTTGATCCGCGCAAGTTTGATTCCTTGTACATGTTCCACCCGCAGTACACTTATATCAATAAGGTTGTCACTGATTACACTGCCGAACCGTTATTGCAGGAAATCTTTAAGGACGGCAAGCTTGTTTACGATCAGCCTAAACTAATTGATATTAAGAAATTCTGTGCTAAAAATATTGATGGCTTGTGGGATGAATATAAGCGGATGCTTAATCCGCAGGAATATCCCGTTGACTTGTCTCAAGACTTGTATGACAGCAAGATGAATTTAATTAAAGACATTCGTCAAAAAATTACCGAAAGGAATGCAGCTAAATGA
- the nadE gene encoding ammonia-dependent NAD(+) synthetase gives MRPLQKEIIAYEHVLPEIDPKKEIRRSVNFLKDYLKANPFLKSYVLGISGGQDSTLTGKLTQMAISEMRAETGDNSYQFIAVRLPYGVQKDAQDAADAVAFQQPDQDLIVNIKSGVDATVASLEEAGQTITDFNKGNIKARERMIVQYAIAGAHNGAVVGTDHAAENFSGFYTKYGDGAADVTPLFRLDKRQGKQMLKELGCPEHLYLKTPTADLEEDRPSLPDEKALGVTYDEVDDYLEGREVSEAAAKQIEALWLKSEHKRHLPVTVFDDFYKK, from the coding sequence ATGAGACCACTGCAAAAAGAAATAATTGCTTATGAGCATGTGTTGCCGGAGATTGATCCCAAAAAAGAAATTAGACGGTCGGTTAACTTTCTGAAAGATTATTTGAAGGCTAATCCTTTTTTGAAATCTTATGTATTAGGTATTTCTGGTGGGCAGGACTCCACTTTGACGGGAAAATTAACGCAAATGGCAATTAGTGAAATGCGTGCTGAAACCGGTGATAATTCTTACCAATTTATTGCAGTGCGATTGCCTTATGGCGTGCAAAAGGATGCCCAAGATGCGGCTGATGCCGTGGCTTTTCAACAACCCGATCAAGACTTAATTGTTAATATCAAGTCCGGAGTTGATGCAACAGTTGCTAGCTTAGAAGAAGCTGGTCAAACAATTACTGACTTTAACAAAGGCAATATTAAGGCGCGGGAGCGAATGATTGTTCAATACGCGATTGCCGGTGCTCACAATGGTGCAGTAGTCGGTACCGATCACGCTGCCGAAAACTTTAGCGGCTTTTATACCAAGTATGGTGATGGTGCGGCTGATGTGACGCCGTTGTTCCGGTTAGATAAGCGCCAAGGTAAGCAAATGCTTAAAGAGCTTGGCTGTCCAGAACATCTTTATTTGAAAACACCGACTGCTGATTTGGAAGAAGACCGACCATCCTTGCCTGATGAAAAGGCGCTTGGCGTCACTTATGATGAAGTTGATGATTACTTAGAGGGTCGTGAAGTTTCAGAAGCTGCTGCCAAGCAGATTGAAGCTTTGTGGCTAAAGAGTGAGCATAAACGGCATTTGCCTGTGACAGTGTTTGATGATTTTTATAAAAAGTAA
- a CDS encoding LLM class flavin-dependent oxidoreductase, producing MVRMNDELTFGLDSFGDVPDDPATNQPVTYDKALKQIIKEAKLADDLGIDVIALGEHHRPEYAISSPEVMLAAIASVTKRIKLSTGVTVLSSDDPVRVYERFATLDNISDGRAQIMLGRGSFTESFPLFGYDLNDYNELFEEKVALFNELREGKPVTWESEYTQNLNNVEIYPQITGHKLDTYIGVGGTPSSIIRAARYGFPVIMAIIGGDPARFRPYVDLYNAAAEQYHNPQYPLGMHSHGVIAETDEEAYEIGWKYLRRSMDRIGKDRGWTLMTKEHFDYEVKNGSYYIGTPEHVAHKIADKMTQVGVKRFDFIYGAGGQTAAMRENILRLYGQKVVPMVKDLLNSGAYKFN from the coding sequence ATGGTACGAATGAATGACGAATTAACTTTTGGCTTGGATTCATTTGGCGATGTGCCAGATGATCCGGCAACTAATCAGCCAGTGACTTATGACAAGGCTCTTAAGCAAATTATTAAAGAAGCTAAATTAGCAGATGACTTAGGCATTGACGTAATTGCCTTAGGTGAGCATCACCGACCAGAATATGCGATTTCTAGTCCAGAAGTGATGCTGGCAGCGATTGCTAGTGTCACTAAGAGAATTAAGTTAAGTACTGGAGTAACGGTTTTAAGTTCGGATGATCCAGTTCGAGTTTACGAGCGCTTTGCAACCTTGGATAATATTTCCGATGGTCGTGCGCAGATAATGCTTGGTCGTGGTTCTTTTACAGAATCATTTCCGTTATTTGGTTATGATTTGAACGATTATAACGAATTGTTTGAGGAAAAAGTTGCTCTGTTCAATGAATTACGTGAAGGCAAACCAGTAACTTGGGAAAGTGAATACACGCAAAATCTGAATAATGTTGAGATTTATCCACAGATTACAGGTCACAAGTTGGATACTTATATCGGTGTTGGCGGTACGCCAAGTTCTATTATTCGTGCAGCCCGCTATGGTTTTCCGGTAATTATGGCAATTATTGGTGGCGATCCAGCAAGATTTCGGCCGTATGTTGATCTATATAATGCTGCGGCTGAACAATATCACAACCCGCAATACCCGCTGGGAATGCACTCACATGGTGTGATTGCAGAAACTGATGAAGAAGCATACGAGATTGGCTGGAAATATCTGCGTCGCTCAATGGACCGCATTGGTAAAGATCGTGGTTGGACACTGATGACCAAAGAACACTTCGATTATGAGGTGAAAAATGGTTCTTATTATATTGGTACACCGGAGCATGTTGCCCACAAGATTGCTGATAAAATGACGCAAGTTGGTGTTAAACGTTTTGACTTTATCTATGGCGCTGGTGGTCAGACTGCCGCAATGCGGGAAAATATTTTACGTTTATACGGACAAAAGGTAGTGCCAATGGTTAAGGATTTGCTTAACTCTGGAGCTTATAAATTTAATTAA
- a CDS encoding histidine phosphatase family protein, producing MKDLYLMRHGETIFNQRKLVQGAVDSPLTKSGIQDAIKMGEYLKEQGLNFDHAYTSTQERASDTLELVTKLPYKRLKGLKEWNFGLFEAQADYLLPKFTFTDPAEASFFVPYGGESSMQVMDRMTKTISQIMAQPDNQQVLVVSHGAAILMFLAKWVPFTELSKITDLPNCCVLHFTYDTDTNKFTFVKMIDPQKI from the coding sequence ATGAAAGATTTGTATTTGATGCGGCATGGCGAAACGATTTTTAATCAGCGAAAATTGGTTCAGGGTGCAGTTGATTCGCCATTAACTAAGTCTGGTATCCAGGACGCAATTAAAATGGGAGAGTACCTTAAAGAGCAAGGACTAAATTTTGACCATGCATATACTTCTACTCAAGAACGTGCCAGTGACACTTTGGAACTGGTGACTAAATTACCGTATAAACGGTTAAAGGGATTAAAGGAATGGAATTTTGGCTTGTTTGAAGCACAAGCAGATTATTTATTACCGAAGTTTACTTTTACTGATCCTGCAGAAGCCAGTTTCTTTGTTCCTTACGGCGGCGAGTCAAGCATGCAGGTTATGGACAGAATGACCAAGACAATTAGCCAAATTATGGCGCAGCCAGACAATCAACAAGTATTGGTTGTTAGTCATGGGGCAGCAATTTTGATGTTCTTGGCTAAGTGGGTGCCATTTACAGAATTATCTAAAATCACGGATTTACCTAATTGCTGTGTACTGCATTTTACTTATGATACTGACACCAATAAGTTTACTTTTGTGAAAATGATCGATCCGCAAAAAATATAA
- a CDS encoding isochorismatase family protein, whose product MQNYLIVIDMQADYVGEEKKFADPKLISKINKRIALYPADHVIYVVNRFLWESRHHIKKLAKGLNVVSSLVYEKRHGSCLTNKNLQTFLENKNANQLEFVGVDGNYCVNASIIASIKNGYFVSAKLNCIGAKKTKKFERTKQKWQKMGCQIILN is encoded by the coding sequence ATGCAAAATTATCTTATTGTAATAGATATGCAAGCAGATTATGTAGGTGAAGAAAAGAAATTTGCTGATCCTAAGTTGATTTCTAAAATTAATAAAAGAATTGCCTTATATCCTGCAGATCATGTAATTTATGTTGTTAATCGTTTTTTGTGGGAAAGTAGACATCATATTAAAAAATTAGCTAAAGGTTTAAATGTTGTTTCATCTTTAGTTTATGAGAAGAGACATGGTTCTTGTTTGACAAACAAGAATTTGCAAACTTTTTTGGAAAATAAAAACGCCAATCAGTTAGAATTTGTGGGCGTTGATGGTAATTATTGTGTAAATGCGTCGATAATAGCAAGCATAAAAAATGGCTACTTTGTTTCAGCAAAATTGAATTGTATAGGTGCCAAAAAAACAAAAAAATTTGAGCGAACAAAACAAAAATGGCAAAAGATGGGATGTCAAATAATTTTAAATTAG